GAACCTGATGTGGACTTccatttgaaattgaatcAACAATTATTTCACATTCCTTATGAACTACTGTCCAAACGTGTTAAGCATACTCAAGCAGTAATCAATAAGGAAACTAAGTCACTTCACGAACTCACTAGTGCAttaaatgaaatatttaAACATAATGATGTTGAACACGATAAAGTAGCACTAGCAAATATAACTGGAATGATTAGAAAGATTGATGacatagaaaaattcttgagTATGCAAATTAAATCCTACTGTCAGATTTTAAAcagaataaagaaaaggctGGAGTTTTTCCACGAACTAAAGGACATTAAGTCTCAAAGTTCAGAAATCTCAAATGACGAAAATGACCACAATACCAGGAACAAGTTGATTCAGTGGTATCAAAGTTATACAAATATATTGATTGGAGACTACTTAACGAGAAATAACCCAATCAAATATAATTCAGAGACAAACGAGCACTGGAACTCAGGTGTGgtttttttgaaacagatTCAATTGGATGATCTCATCGATTATGATGTTCTCTTGGAGGCTAATAGGATCTCGACTTCGCTATTACATGAGCATGATCTTTTACCCCTAATTTCATGGATAAACGATAACAAAAAGATTCTGACCAAGAAATTATCTATATTAGAGTTTCAAGCAAGATTGCAAGAATATATTGAATTATTGAAGGCAGACAATTACACAGACGCTATATTTTGCTTccaaaagtttcttttgcCATTCGTTCAAAGTAATTTCGCCGATTTAAAGTTAGCATCGGGACTCttaatttttatcaaatattGCAATAAGCAAAAGccaaatttcttctcttccaGTTCGGGATTTAATGCTGCAGAAATTAAGTCACGAAACTTACCTATtaaaaaagatcaaatttttcaacatttttttcataaatcTTTACCAAGAAGTACTTTCGATTCAGAAACGGATACAACCAAGTATGACAAGAGTTCCTTAAtaaatttacaaaatggAGATTTTGAAAGGTATTTTAATTTGTTAAACGATGAACGATGGTCAGTATTGAATGATTTATTCTTGGATGACTTCTATTCCATGTATGGCATATCACAAAATGATCCGTTACTAATATATTTGTCACTAGGCATATCATCGTTAAAGACAAGAGATTGTCTGCACCcttctgatgatgaaaaggaaaataaagagcTGGAATCTTCTATTATAGCACAAGGTGAAGTCGAAGACTTACAGATATTTACACTGCATTCgttaaaaaggaaaaattgtCCAGTTTGCAGTGAGACTTTCAAACCAATAACACAGTCGTTGCCATTTGCTCATCACATCCAGTCTCAATTATTTGAGAATCCGGTATTGTTACCGAATGGAAACATATATGACagtaaaaaattgaaaaaactagcCAAAACGCTGAAGAAGCAAAATTTAATATCTTTAGGTCCAGGTCAAATTATGGATCCAGTCGACATGAAAATCTTCTGCGAGTCTGATTCCATTAAAATGTATCCGACGTAGGATTAGAACAACATAGGTATTTTTGGTCCTATCAATGCTTTAGTTCAGTTTAAAAACTACTTTACAGCTACTTACgctatatacatacatttagtagaaaagaaagctaCTTCACGAACACAGTGacattcttctttctaaTGCTCAGTCAGAATCAGAATCAGATccgtttttatttttacgGTTATGTTTTGAACTGCCTGAGAGATATTTACTAAAGATGTAAAACCTAGCATCACGCTCCTTCGCAGGTTTCGTGGTATCTTGTTCACTATTTGTTCTTCTGTGATGATACCCCGGAAAATTCTCCCACTGGAATTTGTTAGATCTACTAAGAGTAAGTCCATTTTTTCTGGCTAGTAGCTTTATTTGCCATGAATCGTAAGGCTCTCCGTCAAAAACCGACAGAATAATATTCCCATAACCTTCAGAGGTCAATTTTTTAGCCCTGGGAGTGTTGTCATTAATATCATAACCTTGTGTATAACGAAGAGCATCATTTTGAACTTTTGTGTTTATGAGATTGAACAATTGTAaggaattttgaaaaaacgTGAAAACTAATTGTTGATGCTCTctaatatttctttcttgatcttTAATACCTTTTCCATTATGAGGAaaattaaataatatattttGTAAAGACTTGTTACCCCAATTATGATCGCCAAATCTGTTGATTATCTTAAACCAAGTGTTATTTTTGGAGATTTTGAAGCTTTTTACTAGTTTCGTAACGTCAATCTGGAAAAATATTGGGATTTTTAGGTCTTTCAAGAAGTGGTAATTATCCTCAAAAGTATGTGGATATTTCGACTTCAACTCATCCACAGAATTATCGTAGCTCGTTATAATTAAATTCTCACTTTCAACATACCCTTGTTCAACAATGGATCTGgcaaatgaaaaatcacCTTCACCACAAAGCATTATggtttcatctttttcaaaaggtataaatttttcttggttaAGCTTTTGCAAttcttggttttttttcactttcttgTTACTAGTGttcaactttcttttcttcaattcatGATTTTGCTTactttcaatatttttcactaaCTTCACTTTAGCTTGATGTCTTAACAAAGCGCCTTTTAGGCCTTTACTTccaatttttcctttcaaCTTCCTAGCCATTTATGATGTGAGATTTCTATCAGTCCCTTTCTATAGTTTAAAGAGTATTGTATGTATTATAGAGAGATGTCGGGTTTCTCTGTTTAGTGTAAACATTCAATAATAGTTTTCTGCTCATcgaatattatcatttttcttgaactaTTCTCCGTATGTTTTATGttctttctgaaaaaaagagaagatgaaggacagaattcaaaataataaataaagcAACAGCCCACAATGATATACAAATGAAACGACCAAACTTATCATATCCAGTATTCTTCAGAAACAttaacaaagaaaaaaaagaaaacttgaaaagtaaaacaaaatgGTCTCTAGCGGGATCGAACCGCTGATCCCCGCGTTATTAGCACGGTGCCTTAACCAACTGGGCCAAGAGACCAATTAATTGTCTTTACTAGAACAAAAATATCTAATATATCTGGCATAGAATtcatcatatatatactattAATCTCAACAGTTTTAAATTTGCGGAAATTTAGTTGTTATGGCTGTGGACACTCATGATAATGACActgttgatgaaaaatttcgaGAAGCTTCAAACATAGCCAGGCAGGATTACATAAAGCGAAGCacttggaaaaagaaaaatacgaAAAAGCACATTCAGGTATCACTAATAAAATCCTCTAAAAGAAGGCGTCGTAGGTATCACTTGAACATAAGTGAAATTGGCTAATAACacaatattatcattgtgGACTGGTTCCATTGTCCTTACCAATTAGATTTTAtttagttttcttcttttcaattggGGTGCTGATCAGGATTACTCGTAACCTCCTATTTTTAGATACGACGACCCAAGCGCAATGAATGCTCCACAGATTAGCCTGTATGAACCTGGGACAATATTGACTGTCGGATCACATCACGCCAAGATCATCAAATATCTTACAAGTGGAGGGTTTGCACAGGTCTATACTGCTGAAATTTCACCTCCTGATCCATATACCAATGCCAATATAGCATGTTTGAAAAGGGTCATTGTCCCCGATAAACAAGGTTTGAATACTTTGAGAGCTGAAGTAGATGCTATGAAACTcctgaaaaataataagcACGTTGTTTCTTACATAGACTCTCATGCAGCAAAATCAGTAAATGGTGTAGCGTATGAGGTATTTGTATTAATGGAATTTTGTGAACGTGGAGGACTTATAGATTTTATGAACACTAGATTACAAAATAGATTACGAGAGTCAGAAATATTGGAAATCATGAGCCAGACGGTTCAGGGTATTGCCGCCATGCACGCTCTACAACCACCGTTAATTCATCGAGACATCAAAATTGAGAATGTACTTATTTCCCATAATGGCCTGTATAAAGTCTGTGATTTTGGTTCCGTTTCCGGTGTAATAAGGCCACCTAGAAATACACAAGAGTTTAACTACGTTCAGCATGATATCTTAACAAATACTACAGCGCAGTATAGGTCACCTGAAATGATCGATTTGTATAGAGGTTTGCctattgatgaaaaatctGACATTTGGGCTCTGGGCATCTTTCTTTATAAAATATGCTACTATACCAcaccatttgaaaaaagtggCGAAGCTGGCATACTGCATGCAAGATACCAATATCCACCTTTCCCTCAGTACAGTGATAGAttaaaaaacttgataCGCCTGATGTTAATGGAAACACCGTCAAAAAGACCAAATATTTGTCAAGTTTTGGAGGAGGTTTCCAGGCTACAGATTAAACCTTGTCCAATTCGAAATTTTTACTTACTAAGAGCAATGAGTCAGACTGCGCAATTAGCAAGCGAACCACCTTCTATGAAGTATGTCCCAACACAGAAATTTCTTCCTGCACAAGGCCTGCAAAGTATGAAGCCAATATCGAATATGATTCCTGTAAGTCATGTCAGAACTACCCCCAATCTGAGCACATTACCTAGATCTATTGACGATAACAATATGACAGATGTAACAAAACAAATTTCCTTACAGTTTGTGGGCGATTCAAATGTGGATACTCCCTTAAAGAAAACGAAATCCGTTCCACTCTCTGATGATTTTGCATCACTATATTATAGAGAACTacatccttttcaaaagtcGCAAACTTTTAAATCAGTGGAGAACTTCCAGTCTCCACAAAGAAGGTCAATGCCGCCATCATCACTTCCTCCTGCTAACAGCATTATTTTAGATAAAACACCTACAATGAACCGTCCAAATAACTATGTTGATTCGGAGACGCAAACTACAGATATCATAACCATGTCTGGTTCAAAACTATCACCTGCCCTTACGAACAAACCAGTAAATTCCCAAAAAGAATTTATCGCCCCAGAGAATGTGAGTGGAGGCAACATTGTGCGTTCACTAAGCTCTaagttgaagaaagttATCACTGGGGAGTCTCGCGGTAGTTCTCCAATTAAATCAAGGCAAAATACTGGTGACAGTACTAGGTCCGCACTTGGTATGCTTCGCCATGGATTCACAGGAAGTTCAATGAACAACAACAGGTCAGCTTCTTTTGATAGCAATAATGGTAGCAGTAATAACAATAGTGTGAACAGGAGATTGGGCTCGTCGTCGACTTCATCATTGTCTGTTTTCAATCCTGATACTAAAAGACAAGAGGAAATAGataaaaaacagaaattaGAAAACCGGCGTAGCATGCCTTCTTCGATTTTGTCAGATTTTGACCAGCATGAAAGAATTAACTCAAGAACTGGATCAAGAGATTATTACAGATCTCACTCTCCAGTCAAGAAAATACAAACAACATCAAAATCGGCACCGAAGCCCATTACAAAACCAGTTATTGGCGATATCAACATAAAtcaggaaaagaaggaatcGATCCAAAGAAGAGTGCATAACTTACTAAAGAGTTCTGAAGATCCTTTGACATACAAATCCGCATCAGGGTATGGTAAATATACGGATACTGACACAGAAACCTCTAATCGACATTCAAGTGTGAGAATAACACCAATTAccgaagaaaaattcaaaagcCGCAATAAAAATGGACTGTCAAACAATAAGACGAAGGACAATGATAGACATAAATCAAGACCACCGCGCCCACCTCCCAAACCATTACATTTAAGAGCAGAAATTCAGAAGGTAAGAAGTTCTAGTCGTTTACACTCCGGAGAACTCTCAAGTGAAAGAATTTCCAGTGATGCCACTGAGACTATCGTTGAAGTTAACGTAGATGACTTAGAAGCTGATTTCAGAAAAAGGTTTCCTAGTAAAGTGTAAAACTTAGCCTAATATGTAATAGACTATGTATTATTAAAAGTCGtacaaatgtataaatatttttttcccGTTTCTTCATTCTTCGCAATATATATGTAGATGTAGTCCTCCAGGTACTAgctgtatttttctttcatttatcacctcaaaaattcaaaataccttttgtttcatttattttttgtatttagttgattatttattcattttatttatgcgtttctattttttttatgccTTATAATCTTGACAAAACGTCTTCAACAACTTGTTGAGTGGAAGCCTTTCCACCTAAATCTGGAGTCTTGATGGCGCCCTCTCTCAAGTTAGCATCAACGGCTTTGTAAATATCTTGAGCAGCATTGTTATGGCCCAAGAATTCCAACATTAAAGCAGTGGATCTTATGGTAGCAATTGGATTAGCAATACCTTTACCAGCGATATCTGGTGCAGAACCATGACATGGTTCACCAATGACAATTTCTGGGCCGACGTTGGCACTTGGAACAACACCCAATGAGCCCACTAAAGCAGCAGCACCATCAGATAAGATATCACCGTATAAATTTGGAGCTACTATCACGTCAAAACACTGTGGCTCTCTAAACAACCTATAAACCATGGAATCCACAATTTGCTCGTTGTATTTGATTTGACCATATTTGTCTTTGTTGGATTCGTAAACTTCCTTACAGATTTCCCTAAATAGTCCATCACTTTGAGACAAAACATTAGATTTATGTGTAACCGTCAAAGTGGCTTCACCCCTTGTCTgtaatcttttcaaagcaaTGTCCATTGCGATGGTTGCTATTCTTCTTGTTGCGATTTCCGATATTCTCTTTGTGGCATCGGCAACCCTTGTTCCTGTAGCCTTATCAATAtatgttttttcaattttaatGTACAAGTCTTCAGTGTTTTCTCTCACGATAACCATGTCAATTGGTTTATCCTTGCCTCCTTCTACAGACTTGACAGGACGAACATTAGCGAATAGGCCCATTTCCCTCCTTAGAGCAACAATTGGAGACGAATAACCTTCCACTTTTGTAGTTGGGGACTGAACAGCACCGAAAAGAGCACCTTGACATTGTTCCTTCAACACTTTGACAGTCTCGTCAGGCAATGCCTTTCCAGTTTCTTGGAATGTTTGGAAACCAGCATAAAGATCGATGAAGTTGAAGCTTAAGCCGTGTTTGGAGTTCAGGTTTTCTAAAACTTGCTTACCGGCTGGAATGACTTCCTTACCAATACCATCGCCTGGAATAAGACCGATAGTGAGTGATTTACGAGCAGCATTGGTTGCTAACCCACGACAAGTAGATAATCTAGTAGCAACAGATCTCAACATTATTCCGAGTACGTTCTTGAATTAACTATATAAGTCTTATGTTGATTTCAATTTGTAGAACAGGCACAAACATATATCTTCGTCGAAACCAGTTAGCTATCTTTATATAAGTATTGCACCAGTTTCATTTTCTGTTGTTCTTTCACCTAATTTGAGTCATCTTAAATTTTTCCCGtggaaaaaagtgaaaaaaaagactggGAAATTTCAGTGTAGCTGCAAAAATTGAGGTGGAATTTAGAGAAAAAGTCTACTTAGCAATACATATGCTGTTCTTGTTTGTTTTGATTATATACAGGTTGGTTTGGTGACGTCGAGAAAAAGAGAGGCTGCCCGTTTAGAAGTGGAGGCTCTCGGCGGTGTtggattcttcttcttgagCCGTATGCAATGTAGTGTCATCCTTCCACGATCCTGCAGGATTGCTTGATCTAGCTGCCATGAGTTCGGTTTCTTCAATGACCTTCTTTTCCCATATGTTCAAGACCTCTTGTTCCTTCTGTATACCATGTTCAATGGCAGATTTTCCGAAGATGGATCCAAACATTTCTGCCTCTTCCAAAGCCACTTGCTGCTGTGTTTCTTCTTGCATTCTCAACGCATAGAATTCATATCTGGCATGGTCATATGCTTCGACCGTGTTCTCATACTGCTTTGTTTTGAGTAAGTACATAGTCCTTTGAATAACACTTTCACCATCAAGTGGTTTACCTAGCTGGAGCATGTGGCTCCAATCGTAATCTTCATCACCGATTTCGTTCTCCACTAAAATCTTGGGTCTGGACAACTCCCATGGATGTTGTTTATAAAAGAGAGTTCTAAGTCTGTCCTCAACGTAAGTTAGTTTAGGAGGCTTGTATAGCTTTTTCACACCTATTCTTTTGTCGTTTGTGTTGGGTCTTGTCTTGTATAGTCCGTTACTGTTAGTATGCTGATTTTCTATCACGTCAACAAGTCTACCTATGGTATGTCCATTGGAAGGGTTCTCAAAATGAGGTTCACGTGTAAATTTGGTGGATGGTGGGATGGACGCCACAACATTATACCACGCAGGTGTGTCTTTCAACAATCCTGACTTTAAGTAGGCGGATGTCCGTTGAAGGACGTTCACAGCATTTGTTTGTATCTTCATATCTCTGGATTCTAaggttttcttcttatgATGCAGAATTCCCTCCtagtttcttcttcctaTCGCTGGATTCCTACCCTAAGTTTCTGCTCAGAATTTAGTTTTCACTAGTTTCATTGCTTTTAatctgttcttttcttaacTGCCGAAATGTcgaagaaatttcaaatcttgaaGGAGATGCGCAAGTGAACGTATAATGTCAATGTCATGAAGAAGTAGCATATTAATTATCTTTGGTGGcttttattattcaatAATCCTCCTTTGTTTTCTGGAGGCAATTAcgagaaagaagaacaaaaatatgGCTGACAAATCAAGTACcaatgatggtgatagttTAGTTACTAATGGCCACATACTGTCACAGCGAGGCAGCAAGAAGGCTTATAATAAGtgtaaaaagaagaatgtaGCTCCATCCATAAGATGGAAGAATTTTGGTGTCGCAAGACAAGCTGATGACGAGCAACAAGCATCTTTAATACTAGATAAAATGagtcatttgaagaaattcagTTCTAACGAAGgcgatgatgaaaatttattTGTCCAATGGGCCGATGACATTACAGATACCTTATCTGGGCTATGGTGCACTGGAATCTTCTTAAAGCTTCTCATAAGCTCTGCATTATCTGGACGGGCTAAGGAGTGGTTTGATTCAACCTTAGAAGGCATTGATGACAATGTGGTAAACGCTTATACTTTGGAGAAGTTTCTTGCCTTACTATCCGAAGAATTTGATGGAGCAAAACTTTTGAGAAGAGAAAGGTTCACGAAATTATTGAGGTTGCCCATCGATTCTGAAAAGTCATTGGAAACGTTTTCTTATATATCGGAACATCTAACGCCATACTATCTATCGACTAGCGCAGCATTGGATTTGTTTCTTACTAAATTAGAGCcccaatttcaaaaagaattaGAGAATTCAGTATTTCCAATGACCTTGGATATGGCATTATTGATGACAGCCTGTGAGTTTGCGAAGAGAGCATCCAGTCATAGAAAAGacagaaagaagaatacgAGTGATTTTGACATTGGTACCTCAAAGAAGAGGGCTACCAATCTCAACAAGAAGTGCAAGACCAAGATTATAAGGGAAAATAACACCAATCGAAAAAGTAATAGAAAAAAGTGTTTTAGTGAAAAAGAACTACTTATACCCGATCTCAAACGCCGAAAACAAAGTGAATGTGGAATTCAGTTCCCCCTTGTAGTGCCTGAACATAAAGAGTTCCCGTCAGAGAGGAAAGTATCTGTTAATGTATGTATATCGAAAAATGGACAATCCAACTTAAGCAATCCTCCGGACTTTCATGCATACCTCAAAGACACTAAATCTCAGCAATATGCAGATAGCGCAACATCGAATCTGATTAATAATAGATTAATTTCATGTACCGCCACTGATAAACTAATAGGTGGAAAAGTTGTAACTATgaagaatgaaaatacCGCTTATAATGAGCCTACGGATGGAAGACCATCATCTTTGGAAAATAGAAACCGCGCTGTGAAAGAAAACACTCTGCAATTTATGTCTTCCAATTCCTTCAAAGAATGTGGTAAAATACATGATTCAAGGACGAGGAGTATTTCAGGCGGTAATATGACAATTAGTTCATCCCAAACAATGCACATGTTTTCGCGTCCAGGCTCTCTCGCAATCGATCATCAAGcaagaaataatgaagTTAGTATGAGTAATCGAATTAAagttgttgataattataACCCATTCACGGCGAACTTGAAGGTATCAAAGAGTTCCAAAAATGTTCCAGCATCTATGAGAATGGACGACCTAAGCGGTACCGTAGGTCTCAAAAATGCGCTGAGAACCACATATGAAGAGAATGAGAGTTATCAGCTATCATCCAAAAAAAGCTATCCGTTAAATAACTTCGCCGTTCGGACAAGAAATGCCCATTTTAATGACCGTCCTTCTAACTACACATCAGCGCATGCGATTACGAGTGTAACTTATCCATCATCTTCAAGCATTAGTACTATTCAATGCTTCACTAGGCCGAATAGCAAGGAACCTAGTCCTAAGAAGGTAATTATTTCATCTTGTATGGTtgctcaaaaaaaagaactggCGAATACTAAAAGTAAGGAAGCGAAAAACAGAAGTTCTTTCAATGAAGTTACGAACCCTTTTCTTGTGAATgtaatagaaaaaaataaataaaatacatgttgatgataatattcttcattacAAACTCTATATATTGTAGTAGTGCAAATAATCATTTGAACTCATATACTTCCTTTTGTGCGTGTGATAGTACAGCTGCCCTTTTAGTACCCACAATTCTTTCGAGTGAAAGACCATCAAGTTTACTATAAATGCATCTAACAGTGGATATGTTCAAATCAGTATTACCTAAAAAGGCATTCTTGCCAATAAATCTGACAGTTTCATTGTAAAACTCGGGATTGTTTGGAGGCTTATAAAATACAACGCTCTTCACACCTTTGATCTCATAACGTCTATAATGATGCAACCTTTCTGTATATAACATTACTTTCAAGCGCCCCTGTTGAAATAGTGATCTATTGGCATTAAGTTGTCTTTGATTTGAATACTCATTTATATCGCCAAACAATATTGTTGTCTTTTCCTTCATATAGTTTCTTATGCGGATAAAGTCTGTATAATCTGGGATATAAACCAATATTCCATCTTCATACCCTACGGATTTGACAATACTTGGAATAATGACACTTGTAAAAAATTTAAACCTGTAATCAGGCTCTTCGATAATGGAATTTCCAATAATgtcaaatctttgaaagatttgTCTGACCTTTAAACCCAATTGTCCAATACTGGAACTTTCTGATCCTATTACCTTATGGTTCTTCCACCTGCCTGCCATGTTACAACATCTTCCATTGATTAATGAATTAGCCGCTGGTGAGATGTACTTTGTAAACACCATTGTCTGTCTGAAGAGCTTAGCTTGTTCGTTAATATACCACATCCTAATTCTGCTAAAATCAGCTTCGTGTTGTTGGTCCGGAATTTTGTTAATATGGTCAAAGATAGTGAAAATATGAGATATATTTTGGTATTCTATTGAATGTAACTGATCAATCACCATTAACTCTATTGATGACAAGAAATCATCCtgcctcttttttttatccgTGTTTTCCAAGATCATTTGAATACCCAGCGGTGAGCATATAATGATGTCAGACTGATAGAAATTACTATAAAGCTTTATAGCCTTTCTCGTGAACTTGAGGCcaacaacaaagaaatcaCTGGTGTTCCCTTTGAATATatgttgaaaagattttggTTTGGATTCTGGGGGTAAGGAGTCATCTCGGAATTGGtcatagaatttccctttCTTATCAACTTGATCTATACCAGACTTTGAAATTATCTTATCAACGACACGGTACGCTACTTCTCTTGTAGGAACCACAATTAGCACTTTCGGCCTTGTGAAACCTTGATCTAGGTGTTCAGTGTCTGGGTTATCCTGCAATCTTTGAttgttcttcaaaatcctATCTCTTGTCTTGTAAATGTGATTTAATACGTGTAAAGCATACAGATCTCTGTACTCACTTTCATCCTTTTCATAGGAATCATACTCGTATAATATGTCTTTGTACTGAAACATGGGGtctattaattttttttgcatgCAAGTCAATggatcaatttttttatctagCAGGCCATTTTGAACTTTCAGtctttgtttcaaaaagtaaGAATATATGGAAGACGATCTGTATGGGCTTTCAACTAAGGCTTCCTCACCAACCATGAATGGTTTGGCGTATATGTATGATTCGTCGTCGCCTAGTGAGGCCTTGACAGATTTGTATTTTATGCTTTTGGACTTGAAAGCATTAGATAAATCATCAACGTATTTCTCTGAAACTTGATTAAAGTGCGACTCAAAAGGATCTTGTTCATCTTCACTGTCCATATCAtccttttcattctcaTTGCTGTCATCGTCGTTATCATCTTCTCGATCACCTAAAAGACCATTTTCTATCTCTAATTGCTCGTCTACTGGTTCATATTCTACATTAACATTCTCATTTCCTGCGGGTTTGGCAGCAGCTTTATTGTCTTCGTCAGCCTGTGTCTTCCTTCTCTTTGGCTCTGGATGTTCGGATTTGAGAATAGTCAATAAAGCGTCATAgactttttccttttttccttcctCATCCTCGACATCAAGATTATCCTCCTCGCTGCCAATATCAGATATTTTATCCTCACCAGTACTGTGGACAATCTCATCCGCTACGTGGTCCACTTCGTTCACACTTTCGTCTTTAGTTCTTCTTACAGAAGATCTTTTAATCTTTCTCAGTTCTTGTCTTCCCCTCTTCCGATAGCCACGAAAATGGTCATTCTTTTCCCTCACTGATTCTCCGTTCATTATAATGTAATTACCTTTCAATTATTCCTCTGTTCCTTCCAATAAATTCAGTCATTCGTCTTTATTACACTTCTAGAATGTGCGATGAGCTATAATATAATAGTCTtgcaaaggaaaaatttttcagatcATGATACACGAGAGAATGCTTAAGCTTGAAGCAGAGCAAGGGACTGGAGCGGTTACTATTTTCGGAGAGGTGACTGATGAGAAGATGGATAAAGATAGAGGATCGAGAAATAGTACTACTGGAAGGGCTGTGCACGAAGAGTTGGTGGTCCTTATTAGTATTGTGAAGCTTCTTTTTCCGTTTTGCTCCTCACCCCCATCGCGTAATCGCTAAGATTCATTGGAGAGGTGCTGTTTGTGGCCGACCACGCTAAAGATTAGGCAACGATGACCAGTTTGTCCAAGAGCTTCATGCAGAGTGGACGAATCTGTGCAGCATGTTTCTACCTGTTATTCACGCTACTCTCAATTCCAATATCGTTTAAAGTTGGTGGTTTGGAGTGTGGTCTTTCCTTCACGGTGACGCTGTTTACTTTGTATTTCATAACGACGACTTTGAACGTGCTAGCGAGACGATACGGAGGGAAactatacatttttttgacCAGCTGTCTGTATTACTCGCAACATTTTATCATTGCATCTTTGCTATACTTGTTTTTGTCTGGATTTTCCAATGATGAGTTAGGAAACGTTCTTAAAAAAAGACCTAATGAGTCGGAGT
This genomic window from Saccharomyces mikatae IFO 1815 strain IFO1815 genome assembly, chromosome: 9 contains:
- the UTP25 gene encoding rRNA-binding ribosome biosynthesis protein UTP25 (similar to Saccharomyces cerevisiae UTP25 (YIL091C); ancestral locus Anc_2.292); amino-acid sequence: MNGESVREKNDHFRGYRKRGRQELRKIKRSSVRRTKDESVNEVDHVADEIVHSTGEDKISDIGSEEDNLDVEDEEGKKEKVYDALLTILKSEHPEPKRRKTQADEDNKAAAKPAGNENVNVEYEPVDEQLEIENGLLGDREDDNDDDSNENEKDDMDSEDEQDPFESHFNQVSEKYVDDLSNAFKSKSIKYKSVKASLGDDESYIYAKPFMVGEEALVESPYRSSSIYSYFLKQRLKVQNGLLDKKIDPLTCMQKKLIDPMFQYKDILYEYDSYEKDESEYRDLYALHVLNHIYKTRDRILKNNQRLQDNPDTEHLDQGFTRPKVLIVVPTREVAYRVVDKIISKSGIDQVDKKGKFYDQFRDDSLPPESKPKSFQHIFKGNTSDFFVVGLKFTRKAIKLYSNFYQSDIIICSPLGIQMILENTDKKKRQDDFLSSIELMVIDQLHSIEYQNISHIFTIFDHINKIPDQQHEADFSRIRMWYINEQAKLFRQTMVFTKYISPAANSLINGRCCNMAGRWKNHKVIGSESSSIGQLGLKVRQIFQRFDIIGNSIIEEPDYRFKFFTSVIIPSIVKSVGYEDGILVYIPDYTDFIRIRNYMKEKTTILFGDINEYSNQRQLNANRSLFQQGRLKVMLYTERLHHYRRYEIKGVKSVVFYKPPNNPEFYNETVRFIGKNAFLGNTDLNISTVRCIYSKLDGLSLERIVGTKRAAVLSHAQKEVYEFK
- the SMKI09G0810 gene encoding uncharacterized protein (similar to Saccharomyces cerevisiae YIL092W), which codes for MADKSSTNDGDSLVTNGHILSQRGSKKAYNKCKKKNVAPSIRWKNFGVARQADDEQQASLILDKMSHLKKFSSNEGDDENLFVQWADDITDTLSGLWCTGIFLKLLISSALSGRAKEWFDSTLEGIDDNVVNAYTLEKFLALLSEEFDGAKLLRRERFTKLLRLPIDSEKSLETFSYISEHLTPYYLSTSAALDLFLTKLEPQFQKELENSVFPMTLDMALLMTACEFAKRASSHRKDRKKNTSDFDIGTSKKRATNLNKKCKTKIIRENNTNRKSNRKKCFSEKELLIPDLKRRKQSECGIQFPLVVPEHKEFPSERKVSVNVCISKNGQSNLSNPPDFHAYLKDTKSQQYADSATSNLINNRLISCTATDKLIGGKVVTMKNENTAYNEPTDGRPSSLENRNRAVKENTLQFMSSNSFKECGKIHDSRTRSISGGNMTISSSQTMHMFSRPGSLAIDHQARNNEVSMSNRIKVVDNYNPFTANLKVSKSSKNVPASMRMDDLSGTVGLKNALRTTYEENESYQLSSKKSYPLNNFAVRTRNAHFNDRPSNYTSAHAITSVTYPSSSSISTIQCFTRPNSKEPSPKKVIISSCMVAQKKELANTKSKEAKNRSSFNEVTNPFLVNVIEKNK
- the RSM25 gene encoding mitochondrial 37S ribosomal protein mS23 (similar to Saccharomyces cerevisiae RSM25 (YIL093C); ancestral locus Anc_2.290) yields the protein MKIQTNAVNVLQRTSAYLKSGLLKDTPAWYNVVASIPPSTKFTREPHFENPSNGHTIGRLVDVIENQHTNSNGLYKTRPNTNDKRIGVKKLYKPPKLTYVEDRLRTLFYKQHPWELSRPKILVENEIGDEDYDWSHMLQLGKPLDGESVIQRTMYLLKTKQYENTVEAYDHARYEFYALRMQEETQQQVALEEAEMFGSIFGKSAIEHGIQKEQEVLNIWEKKVIEETELMAARSSNPAGSWKDDTTLHTAQEEESNTAESLHF
- the LYS12 gene encoding homoisocitrate dehydrogenase (similar to Saccharomyces cerevisiae LYS12 (YIL094C); ancestral locus Anc_2.287), encoding MLRSVATRLSTCRGLATNAARKSLTIGLIPGDGIGKEVIPAGKQVLENLNSKHGLSFNFIDLYAGFQTFQETGKALPDETVKVLKEQCQGALFGAVQSPTTKVEGYSSPIVALRREMGLFANVRPVKSVEGGKDKPIDMVIVRENTEDLYIKIEKTYIDKATGTRVADATKRISEIATRRIATIAMDIALKRLQTRGEATLTVTHKSNVLSQSDGLFREICKEVYESNKDKYGQIKYNEQIVDSMVYRLFREPQCFDVIVAPNLYGDILSDGAAALVGSLGVVPSANVGPEIVIGEPCHGSAPDIAGKGIANPIATIRSTALMLEFLGHNNAAQDIYKAVDANLREGAIKTPDLGGKASTQQVVEDVLSRL